One window of Candidatus Bathyarchaeia archaeon genomic DNA carries:
- a CDS encoding FAD-binding oxidoreductase yields NFETSSLYGSVKDTPFAAMQSYILEMYPEYKKRMSEEQRKNVVRELKKIIGEENVSDSPAVCASYGAVPFLIPEIVVRPKEVEHVQATLKIANKYIIPVTPVAGGCLLSAASTFCIPRGIVLDMSGMNRIIEVNTEECYAVLEPGVTNGQLYKVLEPLGFWHAKGSYNPQLTVFGPATTQVQGHRGSGDFDDILGFEVVLPDGTLVRTGGACTEHGSWAHRYFNFPDIHGLWLNANGMFGVITKFAIRIYPKGEVATFHVVGFNSTENAVKFCKRVCLHGLAEHMVIWHWKAVLQMEQWGKMIYGRIYDDKNLIPYDTWGPRGFYESPEGMPLWFAVTTFEGFKEVVNAQMSVCEKIAQECGGIIFDQCEFKNNYPYFYEMCVERHVRHEPPRSPAMALGLMIPFTTAAYIGLVPPRNLVSMEKALVDLFEGKEGMSLIAAYMQPFDQGRMMFHRFYISRLGGTFDEFKEDLKKYGIYSAELIRKYGFFGHKPPTTREEAKAILKQTGGYYEVLKRIKKALDPNNIMSPHMWPEE; encoded by the coding sequence AATTTTGAGACTTCTTCATTATATGGGTCTGTTAAGGACACCCCTTTTGCCGCCATGCAATCATATATTCTGGAGATGTACCCGGAATATAAAAAGAGAATGTCTGAGGAGCAAAGGAAGAATGTTGTTAGAGAGCTGAAGAAGATTATCGGTGAAGAGAATGTATCAGATAGCCCTGCAGTATGCGCTAGCTATGGAGCAGTTCCATTCCTGATCCCGGAGATAGTTGTTCGCCCAAAAGAAGTAGAACACGTTCAGGCAACGCTTAAGATAGCTAATAAATATATTATACCAGTGACGCCAGTAGCGGGAGGGTGCCTTCTCTCAGCAGCCTCTACATTCTGTATCCCACGTGGCATCGTTCTTGACATGTCTGGAATGAATAGGATAATAGAAGTGAATACTGAAGAATGCTATGCTGTCCTCGAGCCCGGTGTAACCAATGGTCAGCTATATAAAGTGTTAGAACCCCTTGGATTTTGGCATGCTAAAGGCAGCTATAATCCGCAACTTACTGTTTTTGGCCCCGCTACAACGCAAGTTCAAGGGCATCGAGGTAGTGGAGACTTTGACGATATATTAGGTTTTGAAGTGGTGCTGCCAGATGGTACTCTTGTTAGAACTGGTGGAGCGTGCACTGAACATGGCAGTTGGGCACATCGGTACTTTAATTTTCCAGACATACACGGCCTTTGGTTGAATGCAAATGGCATGTTCGGCGTCATCACGAAGTTCGCAATTAGAATTTACCCGAAAGGTGAAGTTGCTACATTTCATGTGGTCGGCTTTAATTCTACGGAGAATGCGGTGAAGTTCTGTAAACGTGTATGCCTTCATGGTCTTGCTGAACATATGGTTATCTGGCATTGGAAAGCAGTTTTACAAATGGAGCAGTGGGGAAAGATGATTTATGGAAGAATTTATGATGATAAAAACCTAATCCCATACGACACTTGGGGTCCCAGAGGGTTTTATGAGTCTCCGGAAGGGATGCCCCTCTGGTTTGCCGTCACAACGTTTGAGGGATTTAAGGAGGTTGTTAATGCTCAAATGAGCGTATGTGAGAAGATTGCGCAGGAATGTGGCGGCATAATTTTTGATCAATGTGAGTTTAAGAATAATTATCCGTATTTTTATGAGATGTGTGTAGAAAGGCATGTCAGGCATGAACCTCCCCGTTCACCTGCGATGGCTTTAGGCCTCATGATACCCTTCACTACCGCGGCGTATATTGGTCTTGTTCCGCCAAGAAATTTGGTGAGCATGGAGAAAGCTCTTGTAGATCTTTTTGAGGGCAAGGAAGGAATGTCTCTAATAGCAGCTTACATGCAACCATTTGATCAGGGAAGAATGATGTTCCATAGATTCTACATTTCAAGGCTAGGTGGAACTTTCGATGAGTTTAAAGAAGATTTAAAGAAGTATGGAATTTACTCAGCAGAGTTAATTAGAAAATACGGCTTCTTTGGGCATAAGCCGCCAACAACGCGGGAAGAAGCTAAAGCAATTTTAAAGCAAACTGGCGGATACTATGAGGTATTAAAGAGGATTAAAAAAGCTTTAGATCCAAATAATATAATGTCCCCGCATATGTGGCCAGAGGAATGA
- a CDS encoding (Fe-S)-binding protein produces the protein MVSLKEIGDFLGAAVMSCIRCRSCIWSDLPDFLPICPSYEKYGFYAFSASGKISLVKALVFGSINYDESLADVFYKCTLCGACQENCGIFGKKLVGKEYLEKGWLNITDIIQFIREQLVERGIIFPEHKALLENTLKFGNPFASKRERLKWIEGLDFKIKNLSKESAKILFYPGCMYSFEPTVRETAKIFVRILEKAKVDFGILGEEEVCCGHLQLQIGERGLFQELAEKNIKMLNNLGIEKLVTPCPHCYYTIKKLYPKVAGINFQVQHFAEFLNQLVEDGKLKPTKILNVTITYSDPCNLARFVRIIQEPRNILSKISGIELREMPRSREQTWCCGAGGGVMAAFPDLMKSMAEERINEAKSTGSSIMVTACPWCEYSLKTIAEAGDEISIKILNIAEVFWQAL, from the coding sequence ATGGTTAGCTTAAAAGAGATAGGTGATTTTCTCGGCGCAGCCGTTATGTCTTGCATTAGATGTCGTAGTTGCATTTGGTCCGATCTCCCAGATTTCCTTCCAATATGTCCATCATATGAAAAATATGGCTTCTATGCTTTTAGCGCCTCTGGCAAAATTTCTCTAGTAAAGGCTCTTGTTTTTGGATCAATAAATTATGACGAAAGCCTCGCAGACGTCTTCTACAAGTGTACTTTGTGTGGGGCTTGTCAAGAAAACTGTGGCATATTTGGTAAGAAACTTGTTGGAAAAGAATATTTAGAAAAAGGGTGGCTAAACATTACAGATATAATACAGTTTATTAGAGAGCAGCTTGTAGAAAGGGGTATTATCTTTCCTGAACATAAGGCCCTTCTAGAGAACACACTCAAGTTTGGAAATCCATTTGCTTCAAAGAGAGAACGATTAAAATGGATTGAAGGGTTAGATTTTAAAATTAAAAACTTAAGTAAAGAGAGCGCTAAAATACTATTTTATCCTGGTTGCATGTACTCTTTTGAACCAACCGTTAGAGAGACTGCAAAAATATTCGTAAGAATACTAGAAAAAGCTAAAGTAGACTTTGGAATACTTGGTGAAGAGGAAGTTTGCTGCGGGCACCTTCAGCTCCAAATCGGTGAAAGAGGGCTCTTCCAGGAACTCGCTGAGAAGAATATAAAGATGTTAAATAATTTAGGGATAGAAAAGCTGGTCACACCATGCCCACACTGCTATTATACAATAAAGAAGCTTTATCCAAAGGTCGCGGGCATAAACTTCCAAGTACAGCATTTTGCTGAGTTTCTTAACCAATTGGTTGAAGACGGTAAGCTTAAACCCACGAAAATACTAAATGTCACAATAACTTATAGTGACCCATGCAACCTTGCAAGGTTTGTAAGAATCATTCAAGAGCCAAGAAATATTCTCAGCAAGATTAGTGGAATAGAATTAAGGGAGATGCCTAGAAGCCGTGAGCAAACATGGTGTTGTGGCGCTGGCGGGGGAGTTATGGCAGCTTTCCCCGATCTTATGAAAAGCATGGCAGAGGAAAGAATTAATGAAGCTAAGAGTACTGGAAGCTCAATAATGGTTACAGCCTGCCCTTGGTGCGAGTACAGTCTTAAGACGATAGCCGAAGCCGGGGATGAAATCTCAATTAAAATATTAAACATAGCAGAAGTTTTTTGGCAAGCTCTGTGA